One Sodalinema gerasimenkoae IPPAS B-353 DNA segment encodes these proteins:
- a CDS encoding anthranilate synthase component II gives MIIVIDNYDSFTYNLVQYLGELGQTQPVAAEIQVYRNDCISIEEIRQLNPDGLVISPGPGRPEDAGVSLAVIEELGPTLPILGVCLGHQSMGQVFGGQVVSAGELMHGKTSPIYHNNQGVFAGLENPFTATRYHSLVIDRATCPEVLEITAWVEDGTIMGVQHREYPHIQGVQFHPESILTGSGKALLHNFLVSLKQAATV, from the coding sequence ATGATCATCGTCATCGACAATTACGACAGCTTCACCTACAACCTGGTTCAATATCTCGGAGAACTCGGGCAAACCCAACCCGTCGCCGCCGAGATTCAGGTCTATCGTAATGACTGCATCAGCATTGAGGAAATTCGTCAACTCAATCCCGATGGTTTAGTCATTTCCCCAGGGCCCGGTCGTCCCGAGGATGCTGGGGTGTCGTTGGCGGTGATTGAGGAGTTGGGGCCCACCTTGCCCATTTTGGGAGTCTGTCTGGGCCATCAGAGTATGGGCCAGGTATTTGGCGGTCAAGTGGTCTCGGCCGGGGAACTGATGCACGGAAAAACCTCCCCCATTTACCATAACAATCAGGGAGTGTTTGCCGGTTTAGAGAATCCCTTTACCGCAACCCGCTATCATAGTCTGGTCATTGATCGCGCCACTTGTCCCGAGGTCTTAGAGATTACCGCCTGGGTCGAAGATGGCACGATTATGGGCGTGCAACATCGTGAGTATCCCCATATTCAAGGGGTACAGTTTCATCCAGAGAGTATTTTGACCGGATCGGGGAAGGCGTTGTTGCATAATTTCTTGGTGAGTCTCAAACAGGCCGCAACGGTCTAG
- a CDS encoding diacylglycerol kinase family protein, whose product MNLNLFEAIAERPKTRYPMSPGAPNPTPKNKAYERQLSWQVAHSLWGSFRYATQGIRYAFVTQRNFRIHVLIGSIAIGLGLSLNLEAVKMAVIALTIGVVLALELINTAIESVVDLTVEQSYHDLAKIAKDCAAGAVLVGAIASLIVALSLLIPPLWTRLYVLLG is encoded by the coding sequence ATGAATCTAAATCTTTTTGAGGCTATCGCCGAACGTCCCAAGACTCGCTATCCCATGTCCCCCGGTGCGCCGAATCCGACTCCCAAGAATAAGGCTTATGAGCGTCAGTTATCCTGGCAAGTCGCCCACAGTCTCTGGGGCAGCTTCCGTTATGCGACTCAGGGGATTCGTTATGCCTTTGTTACCCAGCGTAACTTTCGCATCCATGTCCTGATTGGGTCGATCGCCATCGGTTTAGGACTCTCCCTAAACCTCGAAGCCGTCAAAATGGCCGTGATCGCCCTAACCATTGGTGTCGTGTTAGCCCTAGAACTGATTAACACCGCCATCGAGTCCGTGGTGGATCTGACCGTAGAACAGAGTTATCACGACTTAGCGAAAATCGCCAAAGACTGTGCCGCTGGGGCCGTCTTGGTGGGGGCGATCGCCTCCCTCATTGTCGCCCTTTCCCTACTCATCCCCCCCCTCTGGACTCGCCTCTATGTCCTGCTAGGCTAG
- a CDS encoding DUF3285 domain-containing protein produces the protein MTSPEPQPSFVKLAMRNMVRKGGKSLYHFFLTTFGLLALLVGLAYLTH, from the coding sequence ATGACCTCCCCCGAACCTCAACCCAGCTTCGTCAAACTCGCCATGCGGAATATGGTCCGCAAAGGTGGAAAATCTCTCTATCACTTCTTTCTAACCACCTTCGGACTTCTCGCCCTGCTGGTAGGACTCGCCTATCTAACCCACTAA
- a CDS encoding MBL fold metallo-hydrolase: protein MKRRQLIRYLQVGAIATTVTGLAGRGRAQSPSQGRLEIEFFGHTCFRFTGGGRRVLTNPFRPGGCTAGYPEPNVEDTDVVLVSSFLLDEGDVENVPENKLLFESGIFQLQGMRFEGIPIAHDRLNGRRFGTNMMWRWQQGGLNIVHLGGAAAPIGNEQRILLGRPDVALIPVGGGDKAYNPEEAKAAIDRLNPRIIIPTHYRTAAADDEFCDIKPLEDFLNLMGDTSTRQQSDNRIVLTPQDLPQGDRLIQILTSPLS from the coding sequence ATGAAACGGCGACAACTGATTCGGTATTTGCAAGTGGGGGCGATCGCCACCACCGTCACAGGCTTAGCTGGGAGAGGACGGGCCCAATCCCCAAGCCAGGGCCGACTGGAAATTGAATTTTTTGGTCACACCTGTTTCCGCTTTACTGGGGGAGGCCGGCGGGTTCTCACCAACCCCTTCCGCCCCGGAGGCTGCACAGCGGGCTATCCTGAACCCAATGTTGAAGATACGGATGTGGTTCTCGTCAGCAGTTTTCTCCTCGATGAAGGGGATGTTGAGAATGTCCCGGAGAACAAATTGCTGTTTGAGTCCGGGATTTTCCAACTGCAAGGAATGCGATTTGAGGGGATTCCCATCGCCCACGATCGCCTCAACGGACGGCGTTTTGGCACCAATATGATGTGGCGTTGGCAACAGGGAGGCCTCAATATCGTCCATCTCGGAGGGGCAGCGGCCCCCATCGGCAACGAACAGCGGATTCTCCTAGGCCGTCCTGATGTGGCCTTGATTCCCGTGGGAGGGGGCGACAAAGCCTATAACCCCGAAGAAGCCAAGGCGGCCATTGACCGTCTCAATCCCCGCATCATCATCCCCACCCATTACCGTACCGCCGCCGCTGATGATGAGTTCTGTGATATCAAGCCCCTCGAAGACTTCCTTAATCTCATGGGAGATACCTCCACTCGTCAACAGTCAGACAATCGTATTGTCCTCACGCCACAGGATCTCCCTCAGGGCGATCGCCTCATTCAAATTCTCACCTCTCCCTTGTCGTAA
- a CDS encoding beta strand repeat-containing protein, which produces MTTILENPDNLLLGDEGDNLLEGTAVGVIDGLEGDDTILSALNASEPGSTLFGNAGNDYIRSRGIGDFAFGGPGNDTLVNENGQGLMFGDQGSDYLIAQASGATLFGGSDMEDSPDDGDNILVSEGGKNILVGGGGNDTLLGFVGGDTMAGRGGDDYIVGGPEGNNYLFGNTGLDSLLSISIERPDSLYGGQDDDHVAVGSDSTADNPILAGGQGSDSLEVQGSQVDGAVLIGDANLEGGFSGSDAGDDYLYVAGGNNHQLFGNAGADTLAIGINVGIGVSLFGGVGNDFLIGTGGAGLPLPAQIKAFGDKGSDTLMLAGSDSEFWGDNPTMTSDFGNNTIIGIGVGNTLRGGNDFTTGSNAGSNSITAELGDTELAEGEESNNVLIGGPGDDTLDASKSGPGDTLIGGPEGNGGNNTFLFTANQYIQADLSGASVNTYIGVNAGRSDIAVTIGAQDVAQGDGNFFFTGEQSRSVSLKTGGIVINSNRANFIQITDDASGVTKTGSGDDFFDLGNVSGSVDAGDGDNTINVGSTVSGNVTAGDGNNTVNLSGSDCISETGVMTFGGGENEFNISGSVFGRLQAGKAGLGKNTLTALTLGQGGIFDFSQSQSSSINVTNVFQGGQILLGGISNTVNVGLAYSGASFTALSGDNQIILNDLSAALDDEGNPEAEQEAISITGGEGNDFLGFSSSASFSSSVSVSLNISVSGGNNVMQGAGFGDRITAGIGNDVIYGGAVQFEPSSSTYNGFQIQGATASSIALNFSSISNGDFIDLSKGGNNRVLFRSAFETGFSLQKSFRSFQSGGFLSLGSSGTSDINVGTGLSSSTLLVGSNGQFIGANGTSTDGASSGTSFTKGVFSGAVGIDTLNNFQVGRDQIVLDSSEFSITSESVKLFRSQGALYGVIANGSGAGSGGGVDYSDFDNVLNGSGYFYESFVRGVGSNDTFDANEIDFSENGQLFFDLEAQGLYLGFEGHAKLIARLPGVNLTGEVGGSVANDFVTTQAIGDDQVALF; this is translated from the coding sequence GTGACTACAATTCTAGAAAATCCCGACAACCTTCTCCTGGGGGACGAAGGTGATAATCTGCTTGAAGGGACTGCTGTCGGTGTAATTGACGGGCTAGAAGGGGATGACACCATCCTCAGTGCCTTGAATGCCAGCGAACCCGGTAGCACCCTCTTCGGTAACGCAGGCAATGACTACATCCGCAGCCGTGGCATAGGCGACTTTGCCTTCGGCGGTCCCGGTAACGATACCCTGGTCAACGAAAATGGCCAGGGTTTAATGTTTGGAGACCAAGGCAGTGACTACCTCATTGCCCAAGCCAGCGGTGCCACCCTCTTCGGCGGCAGCGACATGGAAGATAGCCCCGATGATGGCGACAATATCCTCGTCTCTGAAGGGGGCAAAAACATCCTCGTCGGTGGTGGCGGTAATGACACCCTTCTCGGTTTCGTGGGTGGTGACACCATGGCCGGCCGTGGCGGCGATGACTACATCGTCGGTGGTCCCGAAGGGAACAACTACCTCTTCGGCAACACCGGCCTCGATAGTCTCCTCTCCATCAGTATCGAGCGTCCCGATAGCCTCTACGGTGGACAGGATGATGACCACGTCGCCGTCGGTAGCGACAGTACCGCCGATAACCCTATCCTCGCAGGAGGTCAGGGGTCGGACAGCCTCGAAGTTCAGGGCAGCCAAGTTGATGGGGCCGTCCTCATCGGTGATGCCAACTTAGAAGGCGGCTTTAGCGGCAGTGATGCCGGAGATGACTACCTCTATGTCGCCGGTGGTAACAATCACCAACTGTTTGGCAACGCGGGTGCCGATACCCTCGCCATTGGCATCAATGTCGGCATCGGGGTCTCCCTCTTTGGCGGTGTTGGTAATGATTTCCTCATCGGAACCGGTGGCGCTGGGTTGCCGCTTCCCGCACAAATCAAAGCCTTCGGTGACAAAGGTAGTGATACCTTAATGCTGGCCGGTAGCGACTCCGAGTTCTGGGGCGACAACCCCACCATGACGAGTGACTTCGGTAACAACACCATCATTGGCATTGGTGTTGGCAACACCCTACGGGGCGGCAACGACTTTACGACCGGCAGTAACGCCGGAAGCAACAGCATCACCGCTGAATTGGGTGATACTGAACTGGCAGAAGGGGAAGAGAGCAACAACGTCCTGATTGGTGGACCCGGAGATGACACTCTCGATGCCAGCAAAAGTGGTCCTGGAGATACCCTCATTGGTGGCCCCGAAGGCAATGGCGGTAACAATACCTTCCTATTCACTGCTAACCAGTACATTCAAGCTGACCTCTCTGGTGCCAGTGTCAACACCTACATTGGTGTCAATGCAGGCAGGAGTGACATTGCCGTCACCATTGGCGCTCAAGACGTGGCGCAAGGAGACGGAAACTTCTTCTTCACGGGCGAGCAAAGTCGCTCCGTCTCCTTGAAAACGGGTGGGATTGTCATCAACAGCAATCGCGCTAACTTCATCCAGATTACCGACGACGCATCCGGCGTTACCAAAACCGGTAGTGGCGATGATTTCTTCGACCTGGGCAATGTCTCGGGTAGCGTTGATGCCGGCGATGGTGACAACACGATTAACGTCGGTAGCACCGTCAGTGGCAACGTCACGGCTGGGGATGGCAACAACACCGTCAATCTCTCTGGGTCTGACTGTATCTCCGAAACTGGGGTCATGACCTTCGGTGGCGGTGAAAATGAATTTAACATCAGTGGTTCCGTCTTCGGTCGGCTTCAAGCCGGTAAAGCCGGTCTGGGTAAAAACACCTTGACGGCGCTCACCCTGGGCCAAGGGGGTATCTTTGACTTCAGCCAAAGTCAATCCTCTAGCATCAACGTCACCAACGTCTTCCAGGGCGGTCAAATCCTCCTCGGTGGTATCTCCAACACGGTTAACGTCGGTCTGGCTTACTCGGGAGCAAGCTTCACGGCGTTATCTGGTGACAACCAAATCATCCTCAATGACCTCAGTGCTGCGCTTGATGATGAGGGCAATCCTGAAGCCGAACAAGAGGCTATCTCCATCACTGGTGGTGAGGGCAATGACTTCCTCGGTTTCAGTAGCAGTGCCTCCTTCAGCAGTTCCGTTTCCGTGAGCCTGAACATCAGCGTCAGCGGCGGTAACAACGTCATGCAAGGGGCAGGCTTTGGTGATAGGATTACCGCTGGCATTGGTAATGATGTCATCTATGGCGGTGCAGTCCAGTTTGAGCCGTCCAGCAGCACCTACAACGGTTTCCAAATTCAGGGAGCGACGGCGTCCAGCATTGCGTTAAACTTCTCGTCCATTAGCAATGGTGACTTCATTGACTTGAGCAAGGGGGGTAACAACCGGGTTCTCTTCCGCTCCGCCTTTGAAACCGGCTTCTCGTTACAGAAGTCGTTCCGTTCCTTCCAATCCGGCGGCTTCCTGAGCCTCGGTAGCAGTGGAACCTCCGATATCAATGTCGGAACCGGTCTCAGTAGCAGTACCCTGCTTGTGGGCAGTAATGGTCAGTTTATCGGTGCCAATGGAACCAGTACCGATGGAGCGTCGAGCGGTACGAGCTTCACGAAAGGGGTCTTCTCGGGGGCTGTGGGGATTGATACCCTCAACAACTTCCAAGTGGGCCGCGACCAAATTGTCCTCGACAGCAGTGAGTTCAGCATCACATCTGAGTCTGTTAAACTATTCCGCAGCCAAGGCGCACTCTATGGCGTGATTGCTAATGGTTCTGGTGCTGGTTCTGGTGGTGGTGTAGACTACAGTGATTTCGACAATGTACTCAATGGTTCAGGCTACTTCTATGAGTCCTTTGTTCGAGGTGTTGGCTCAAATGATACCTTTGATGCGAACGAAATTGATTTCAGTGAGAACGGTCAGCTCTTCTTCGATCTCGAAGCACAAGGACTCTACCTTGGTTTTGAAGGTCACGCGAAACTCATCGCTCGTTTACCTGGTGTAAACTTGACGGGTGAAGTTGGCGGTAGCGTAGCAAATGACTTCGTCACCACGCAAGCGATTGGTGATGATCAAGTTGCCTTGTTCTAA
- a CDS encoding glycosyltransferase family protein — protein MPYPTFNVLLFYQPPGSVHRPTIISENEILCGATFKTEYRFNRLKQLEAPIGTYDIAPLLAQIPAAQYPELVVVRADATRLNFPTNLHLLTCPKLLIVGDTQHLETPIRALTDYAVQEGFDFVMSDHKRQHLHFFQEAGCKNVFWLPGFNIYPHPQPPCPRPDYPVSFVGQIGPLHPYRYHILDEMTAQGIPLETFSGSQEKAAEVYAKSQINLNVSLNGDLNMRVFEVLSSGGFLLTDKLKPEAGLEALFEVGNHLETYDSKADLYQKIQYYLQRPELTQQIAQAGCELFWQQHQPEQKVQQLLDHLQGRLLPNFYHAASDLRSQFVTSQDTGDRHQHIAIYEYIQEQHRQIPKLNLIIWGDCDPRLIADVVDLSRLHIYLVFPNGKTATPPQLIQDCQLGDRIECLTPSDLVHHPEFRELTVDNLSHQTMLLVDINFFKTGQLIPLLKSILAHTLVLTCPQGSPSPDLIDALNQELFKYYFFQVSFDPLAYRLNVITQFNPGFQSLLDIVSNYQKNPGDRQALYLVRQLRKAVTQQWLNLAYAELPDQIDGQLGDLHSALLESALRQDSLDEDDRRFFEKLKQLFSPKTPENRLSQAFLAATLYGYPHQFPVPYHDLPFPGWLNEFLLAYVLSMPRIFQDPGDTEKYHTHLENWLSYLHQNILSHPNSPSWQAVNEVFAERVNCTPLYFSQRSPLRLQKKRSDLLEQILYQQRSPLSYKFPPRPPRTKIRLGVLANNYRDNPQTYYNLACIKDLDRSQFEIYLYSLQIRKDAYEDYCWSYADEVVPLGHLTLLQRVHTIRSDDLDILLIGSNLVTRSSPLAFLSCYRLARRQITNLSCLTTTGMRHIDAYIAGTLTANHPIDHSETLLTLEGSGLCFDLPKDKPELTVKIERSQWNLPDNTIVFSSAAHFRTLHPEVRQTWAKLLATTPNSILVIHPFGDEWTRHPELEMPFFRQMQEILRQHQVPLNRFLLVKPLPSSSDLQYLLQQTDIYLDSFPQSQAISVLQPLQLGLPLVSLETPQRHLCQGAALLRELGLDDLVTKTPDDYRQLAHQLATNANLRQQTQQQLQQKMATTPPFLNSQQFAQKLGHLYQNLL, from the coding sequence ATGCCCTATCCCACATTTAATGTCCTCCTTTTCTATCAACCTCCAGGGTCGGTTCATCGTCCGACCATTATTTCTGAGAATGAGATTTTATGTGGGGCAACTTTCAAAACTGAGTATCGATTTAATCGACTCAAACAACTCGAAGCCCCCATCGGAACCTATGATATTGCCCCTCTCCTTGCCCAAATTCCGGCGGCCCAATATCCTGAATTAGTCGTGGTTCGGGCCGATGCCACTCGTCTGAACTTCCCCACTAACTTACACCTCTTAACCTGTCCTAAATTACTGATTGTCGGGGATACGCAACATTTAGAAACCCCCATCCGCGCCCTAACGGATTATGCCGTTCAGGAAGGCTTCGATTTCGTGATGTCTGACCATAAACGGCAGCATCTTCATTTTTTCCAAGAAGCGGGTTGTAAAAACGTATTTTGGCTCCCTGGCTTTAACATTTACCCCCACCCTCAACCCCCTTGTCCCCGCCCAGACTATCCAGTGTCCTTTGTTGGACAAATTGGCCCCTTACATCCCTATCGCTATCATATTCTCGATGAAATGACCGCTCAGGGAATCCCCCTAGAGACCTTTAGTGGCAGTCAGGAAAAGGCCGCTGAAGTCTATGCTAAAAGTCAGATTAACCTCAATGTGAGTCTCAATGGGGACTTGAATATGCGGGTGTTTGAGGTGTTGTCTAGTGGCGGGTTTTTGTTGACGGACAAACTCAAACCGGAAGCGGGGTTAGAGGCATTATTTGAGGTGGGCAACCATCTGGAAACCTATGACAGTAAAGCGGACTTATATCAAAAAATACAGTATTATCTTCAGCGTCCTGAACTGACGCAACAGATTGCCCAAGCGGGTTGTGAATTATTTTGGCAACAGCATCAGCCAGAACAGAAAGTTCAACAGCTTTTAGACCATCTCCAGGGTCGTTTGTTGCCGAATTTCTATCACGCTGCCTCTGATTTACGCAGTCAGTTTGTCACCAGTCAGGATACGGGCGATCGCCATCAGCATATTGCCATTTATGAGTATATCCAAGAGCAACATCGGCAAATTCCCAAGCTAAATCTCATCATTTGGGGAGACTGTGATCCCCGCTTGATTGCCGATGTGGTGGACTTATCTCGCTTGCACATTTATCTGGTGTTTCCTAATGGCAAAACCGCCACCCCGCCTCAACTGATACAAGACTGCCAATTGGGCGATCGCATCGAATGTCTAACCCCCTCAGACTTAGTCCACCATCCTGAGTTCCGAGAACTTACCGTCGATAATCTCAGCCATCAAACCATGTTGCTGGTGGATATTAACTTCTTTAAAACCGGCCAGTTAATTCCACTTCTGAAATCCATCTTAGCCCATACCTTGGTCCTAACCTGTCCCCAAGGGTCTCCTAGTCCAGACCTCATAGATGCCTTAAATCAGGAACTTTTTAAATACTACTTCTTCCAGGTTTCTTTTGACCCCCTAGCCTATCGCCTCAATGTCATTACCCAATTTAACCCCGGTTTTCAGTCTCTCTTAGATATCGTTAGCAACTATCAAAAGAATCCAGGCGATCGCCAGGCCCTCTATCTCGTCCGACAACTCCGAAAAGCCGTCACCCAGCAATGGTTAAATCTTGCCTATGCCGAACTCCCTGACCAAATTGATGGACAACTGGGGGACTTACATTCAGCCCTCCTAGAGAGTGCCTTACGCCAAGACTCTCTCGACGAAGACGACCGGAGATTTTTCGAGAAACTCAAACAACTGTTTAGCCCCAAAACCCCCGAAAACCGTCTCTCCCAAGCCTTTCTCGCCGCCACCCTCTACGGCTATCCCCATCAATTCCCCGTTCCCTATCACGACCTCCCCTTTCCCGGCTGGCTAAACGAATTTCTCCTGGCCTATGTTCTATCCATGCCCCGAATTTTCCAAGACCCCGGCGATACAGAAAAGTATCATACTCACCTAGAGAATTGGCTTAGCTATCTGCATCAAAACATCCTCAGTCATCCCAATAGTCCCAGTTGGCAGGCCGTCAACGAAGTCTTTGCCGAACGGGTGAATTGCACGCCTTTATATTTCAGCCAACGCAGTCCCCTACGACTCCAAAAGAAACGGTCCGACCTCCTCGAACAAATCCTCTACCAACAGCGATCGCCCCTCAGTTATAAATTCCCCCCTCGTCCCCCCCGAACCAAAATTCGCCTCGGGGTTTTGGCCAACAACTACAGAGACAACCCCCAAACCTACTACAACCTAGCCTGTATCAAAGACCTCGATCGCAGTCAATTTGAGATTTACCTCTATAGCCTTCAGATTCGCAAAGACGCCTACGAAGACTACTGCTGGAGTTACGCCGACGAAGTGGTCCCCCTAGGCCATCTAACCCTCTTGCAACGAGTCCACACCATCCGTTCCGACGACCTCGATATTCTGCTAATTGGCAGTAACCTTGTCACTCGGTCATCCCCCCTGGCCTTCCTCTCCTGCTATCGTCTCGCCCGCCGTCAGATCACCAACCTCTCCTGTTTAACCACCACCGGAATGCGGCATATTGACGCTTATATCGCCGGAACCCTCACCGCCAACCATCCCATCGACCATAGCGAAACCCTCCTCACCCTAGAGGGGTCAGGACTCTGTTTTGACCTCCCCAAAGACAAACCCGAGTTAACCGTCAAAATCGAGCGATCGCAGTGGAATCTACCCGATAACACCATCGTCTTCAGTTCTGCCGCCCATTTCCGAACCCTACATCCCGAAGTTCGTCAAACCTGGGCCAAACTCCTCGCCACCACCCCCAACAGCATCCTCGTCATCCATCCTTTTGGCGACGAGTGGACGCGACATCCCGAACTAGAAATGCCGTTCTTCCGTCAAATGCAGGAGATCCTACGACAACACCAAGTCCCCCTCAACCGCTTTCTCCTTGTCAAACCCCTCCCCAGTTCCAGTGACCTCCAATATCTCCTACAACAAACCGATATTTACCTAGACTCCTTTCCCCAATCCCAAGCCATATCCGTCCTCCAGCCCCTACAACTCGGACTTCCCCTCGTCAGCCTCGAAACCCCTCAACGACATCTCTGCCAAGGGGCCGCCCTCCTCCGAGAACTGGGACTTGATGACCTAGTTACCAAAACCCCCGACGACTATCGACAACTGGCCCACCAACTGGCCACGAACGCCAACCTAAGACAGCAAACCCAGCAACAACTTCAACAAAAAATGGCCACCACCCCCCCCTTCCTCAACAGCCAACAGTTCGCCCAAAAACTCGGCCACCTCTACCAAAACCTCCTATAG
- the ybeY gene encoding rRNA maturation RNase YbeY, which translates to MAILLDLSVQQPEELAQGDGQSFASEAMWCDRLQAWLEDLSPDEIPQGQHPPLGYELCLRFTDDTEICQLNRQYRHKDQPTDVLAFAAMEYEIPQIGAALPLSLGDIVISLDTAQRQAQRLGHSLDSELTWLAAHGFLHLLGWDHPDDESLAVMLQRQVQLLACVEIAVNLDLPLILSKTPS; encoded by the coding sequence ATGGCCATTCTCCTTGATTTGAGCGTCCAACAGCCCGAAGAACTGGCCCAAGGAGATGGCCAGTCCTTCGCCAGCGAAGCCATGTGGTGCGATCGCCTCCAAGCCTGGCTAGAAGACCTCTCCCCCGACGAAATCCCCCAGGGACAGCATCCTCCCCTCGGCTACGAACTCTGCTTGCGGTTCACCGATGACACCGAAATTTGTCAGCTAAATCGTCAGTACCGACACAAAGACCAGCCGACAGATGTGTTAGCGTTTGCAGCAATGGAGTATGAAATACCGCAGATCGGTGCAGCCTTACCGCTATCTCTCGGGGATATCGTCATCTCCCTCGATACCGCTCAACGACAGGCGCAACGCCTCGGTCATTCATTAGACAGCGAGTTAACATGGTTGGCGGCCCATGGCTTCCTGCATCTATTGGGATGGGATCACCCCGATGATGAGAGTTTAGCGGTGATGCTTCAGCGTCAGGTGCAGCTACTCGCTTGTGTCGAAATAGCTGTTAACCTTGATCTGCCTCTGATTCTCTCCAAGACCCCTTCCTAG
- a CDS encoding aminopeptidase P N-terminal domain-containing protein — MSHLHVQRRQQLLTKLNQGTAIFRSAPMAVMHNDVEYTFRQDSDFFYLTGFNEPDAVAVLAPHHDEHQFILFVRPKDLEREIWSGYRTGVEAAQEKYGADVAYDIAELDEKLPEYLKGGDRIYYHLGRDETFNNRILRHWRKQLALYPKRGTGPTALEDPSPLLHPLRLVKTPEELQLMRKAADIAVDAHNLARDIARPGRYEYEVQAEMERLFTLNGGSPAYPSIVASGGNACILHYVENNRQMEEGDLLLIDAGCSYQYYNSDITRTFPISGKFSPEQKIIYELVLDAQKQAIEKVRPGMAYNEHHDTAVRVIVEGLLDLGLLSGDPDELIEAQQYKPFYMHKTGHWLGLDVHDVGVYQHGKDNWHILQPGNVLTVEPGIYISPYIQPASREVDDVTIEQPPIDPKWHGIGVRIEDDVLVTESGCDILTAGVPKSVEAMER; from the coding sequence ATGTCCCATCTCCACGTCCAACGTCGCCAACAACTCCTGACTAAACTGAATCAGGGAACCGCCATTTTTAGAAGTGCCCCCATGGCGGTAATGCACAATGATGTTGAATACACCTTCCGCCAAGATAGCGACTTTTTCTATCTCACGGGTTTTAACGAACCCGACGCCGTCGCCGTTCTCGCCCCCCACCATGATGAGCATCAGTTTATCCTCTTTGTCCGTCCCAAGGACTTAGAACGAGAGATTTGGTCAGGTTATCGGACTGGAGTTGAGGCGGCCCAGGAGAAGTATGGGGCTGATGTGGCCTATGACATCGCGGAATTGGACGAGAAGCTACCGGAGTATTTGAAAGGGGGCGATCGCATCTACTACCACCTCGGACGAGACGAAACCTTCAACAATCGCATCCTCCGTCATTGGCGCAAACAACTGGCCCTCTACCCCAAACGAGGGACTGGCCCGACTGCCCTAGAAGACCCTAGCCCCCTCCTCCACCCCCTACGGCTGGTCAAAACCCCCGAAGAACTGCAATTGATGCGTAAAGCGGCTGACATCGCCGTTGACGCCCATAACCTGGCCCGGGACATCGCCCGCCCCGGACGCTACGAATACGAAGTGCAAGCAGAGATGGAACGGTTGTTCACCCTCAACGGTGGCAGTCCCGCCTATCCCTCCATCGTCGCCTCCGGGGGAAACGCTTGCATCTTGCATTACGTCGAGAACAACCGTCAGATGGAAGAGGGCGATTTACTGCTCATTGATGCCGGCTGTTCCTATCAGTATTACAACTCAGATATTACCCGCACCTTTCCCATTTCTGGTAAATTTTCCCCAGAACAAAAAATCATCTATGAACTCGTCTTAGATGCCCAAAAACAGGCAATTGAAAAAGTCCGACCCGGCATGGCCTACAACGAACATCACGACACCGCCGTACGCGTCATAGTCGAAGGCTTACTAGATTTGGGCTTACTCTCCGGCGACCCCGACGAACTCATCGAAGCCCAACAATATAAACCCTTTTATATGCACAAAACGGGACATTGGCTAGGGTTAGATGTCCATGATGTAGGGGTCTATCAACATGGAAAAGATAACTGGCATATCCTCCAACCGGGAAATGTCCTCACCGTTGAACCGGGTATCTATATTTCCCCCTACATCCAACCCGCCAGCCGCGAGGTAGATGACGTTACCATCGAACAACCTCCCATTGACCCAAAATGGCATGGAATTGGGGTGCGAATTGAGGATGATGTCCTCGTCACTGAATCAGGGTGTGACATTCTAACCGCCGGCGTTCCCAAATCCGTGGAAGCCATGGAACGATAA